Part of the candidate division KSB1 bacterium genome, AACCCTCCTTGTGGCGAAGGGCTCCCCCAATTTCGGTGCAGACGCGGCCAATGTGCTTGAAGTCGAGACTGCCGTTGCCGTTGCTGGGCGTGCCCACACACACAAAGGAGACATCCGAGTTCGCGACCGCCTCCGTAGCGTCCTGAGTAGCCCGCAGTTTTCCTGCGGCCACGGCCTTGGCGATGATGGCCTCGATGTCCTTCTCGATGATCGGAGAGCGCCCGGCATTAACCAGGTCAACCTTCAATTGATTCTTGTCGACGCCGATGACCGTGTGTCCATCTTCAGCAAGGCACCCGGCGGAGACACACCCCACATAGCCCAAGCCGAACACGCTGATGCGCATAGCCACACCTCCTCACGTCCTCGTCGCTTGCAAGCGCACTCAACTGCGCACCTTTGACACGACCGCGCGGAACTTGCCCGTCTTGCTGCGGGGGATGCGGTCAACGACCTTGATGGTCACCTGCATGCGCGAACCCACACGCTCCTGCAGCTTGCGGCGGACGAATTCTGCGTCGCTGCTGTCGAACCTGCTGTCGGGCACGATGCGAACCTCCACCCTATCGACCACCTCCTGAACCATTTGCGCTTCTACGATGTGCCGCGCCCCCTTGAACACATGGTCCAGGCGGCCGATGAGGGCTCCGCTGGGCGTCACCAGGTAGTTGTCGCGCCGACCGACGATGGCCTTAGCCGTGGGGTAGGCGCGCCCGCAGGGGCACTTTTCCCGCGAAAGCTCCACCGTGTCCCCTATGCGGTACCTGAGCAGCGGCATGGCAAGGTTGTGCAGGCCAGTGCCCACGAGCTCGTAAACGTCGCGCTGATCCACCCCCGGGACCGGCAGAAACTCAGCGATGCCGTATTCGGGCAGCACGTGGTAGCTGCCGTGCTCACAGGTATGGATGGCCACCACTCGCTCTGCTTGCCCGTAGTAGTCGAACACTTTGCAGCCAAACACTTCTTCGATGAGCTCTCGCTGACGAGGTTCGAGCGTCTCCGAAGTGGTGAACACTGCCTTGAGCGGAATGGTGAGCCCTTGTTCCGCCATGAAGCGGGCGAGGGCATAGACCGATGACGGGTACCCTTCCAGGCCCACCGGCTTGAACCTGCGCAGCGCGGCGATGTAGGCCTCTGCGTTGCGCCTGGACAAGTGGTAGGAGGACATCACTAACTTCCTTTCCGAGGGACTGGAGCGCCAGAAGGGTGGCTTGTTGCGGTCTGCTGGCACCCTCTTTTCGCCTTTCAGCGTGGCCAACCGGTCGTTGTGCCGCAGTCCCCCCCACAGCCATTGCCTCTGCAAGGTGGCGTACTCGTAGACCACATTGTCCAGGTCACGATACACGGTCAAGGGCTTGCCGGTGGTGCCGCTGGTGTGCGCCTTGCGCAGCAGCCAGCGCTTCTTGGTGCGCGACACAAACAGCTCGCCCTGGGCACGAAGGGTGTCCTTTTCCAAAAGAGGGATCATGCGCAGGTCATCCACCGTGCGCACATCTTCCGGGCACAGTCCTATCTCGCGGAACAGCTCGGCGTAGTACGGCACGTGCGCGTCGCAATAGGCCACCAGTTGCCGAAGAGCCTGGTCTTGCAGCTGCCGCAGGCGTTCTTCGTCGTACCACTGGCTCTCCATGATTTGTCGCCAGTATTGGCCAAACCGGCCCGAATAGCGCTTGGTCAGCACGTAGATGCCGCCTTTGACAATGGTCACCACGTCAAACATCTGCCTCACTCCCATCTCACCTCGTCACTGAAGCACCTCCACACCATCAATTCCCGTCTGCCCTGGGGCACTGCGGCGTTCGCCAAGCAGGTTCAGGTAGTAGGGTCGCACGCGGTCCCAGGTGAGCGAGGTGGCCAACTGGCGCGCCTGTCGGCGACAGCGCCGACACAGGTCTTCGTTGGCCAAGGCATAGAGTACCGTTTTGGCCAGGGATTCTGGGCTCCCTGGCTCGAAAAAAAGCCCATGCCTGCCGTGCACCATGAGGTGCGGCAGTTCTCCCACCGGAGTGGCGATTACCATGGCGCCGGCATGCATGGCCTCGAGCACCGAGGTGGGCAGATTGTCCACCCGCGCCGCGCTAATGTACAGGTCCGCCTCAGCCAAGAGCTGGGCCATGGCTTCGTTCGTCACATGGCCGACAAAGGTCACGTTCAAGCCTCGGCGTGTGGCAAAGTGCTGCAGCGCGTCCTGCTGGCTCCCAAAACCGGCGACGACGAGCTTCGCCCTGGGGGAGGCTGCCTGCACTACCGAGAAAGCCTCCAGGATGGTGGACACGTCGTAGAGTGGCTCCAGGTAGCGATTGCTGAGCAGCGTCGGCCCGCGGCCATTGGCACGGCTCGCACGCACAGGCACGCACTCAATGATTGGAGGCACCACGACAGTCTCGATGCCATAGTTTCGAAAGACTCCCTGCAGCCATCGGGAAGTCACGGCCACCATATCGGCGCGTCGTAACAGCGGCTGCACCCACCAGTGATGCAGGCGGAGGAACTGGGGCGCGGCCCCCCCGTGGTAGAGCACGCTCACCGGCTTTCTATGCCGCTGGGCGACCAGGATCGCCACCGCCACCGGCATGAAGCCCCACCACGAGCACCCGGCCACCAGGACCCGGTCAACTTCTCGCACGCGGGACCTGCACGCGGCAATCAGAGCCAGCACTTGCCGCAGGCCCTTCCACACCTTGCCGCAAACACCCCTGCTCGGTGCCGCATAGTGGGCGTTCACCCGCACGACGGGCACCCCCTCTTGCTCCAGGCGTCGGGCAAGCGTGGCGCTCTGCAGCGGCAGGCCACCCACACGCGGGGGGAAGAGGCTCACGAACAGGACCTTGTCAGGCTTGTTGCTCATGACCTTACCCTCGACCTGCCCGCTTCCTTGCCAACCACGCCCACACGATTTCCCCTCCGGCCCCGGCGTAGACCGCCAGCACCGGCAGCAGCGGCACGTGGAAGCGTTGGTTGGCGAAAAACACACAGCTGACCAAGGTGAAGTAGACAATTGTGGCCAGCAGAATCCACGTCCGCCGACGCCGCAGGGTGGTTGCCACACCCACGAGCACCAGCGGCATGAGAAGCGCGGAGGGAGCTCGGTCACTGGCATGGGGATAGGGCGACCAGAAGATGACCAACTTTCGCGCCGCCAGGCACACGGTGCGCCCCGGATGGGCCAGCATGAACTGCACAGCCGCCCGGTAGTATTGCCTGTCCACCTCCACTTCGCTGCTTCCCGAAGGGGACCAATAATCGCCCGGCTTGAGCCAATCTCCTGTGGCACGCTCGTTATTGCCTATCCAAAGATTCACCCCGCCGTTTGTGGACACAGGCACAAAGCTCCCCTGCACGTGGAGGTTACGGATCGACCAGGGCAAAATGGCGACCATGGCAACCGCAAGACAGAGCACCGTCTTCTTGATAGAAGCCACGGTTGGCAACCGGCAGCCCCATCGCCACCAGAAGGCCAAGGCCACGGGCAAGAGTAACACATGGGGCCGCATCAATGCCGCCACGCCGAGCAGCAACCCTGCCCAGGCTACCGCCCGATCGGCGCCGCTGGTGTTCTTCCGCGCGACGATCACCAGCACGGCCACCAGCAAGGCAGTGAAAACGGTCTCGGCCATGAGCTGCGCGCTGAAATGGACCAGCACCGGCAGCAGTGCCACCGTCCATCCGGCCACAACGGCTGCTTGCGGCGAAAAGAGGTGCCGCGCCAGCATCATGACCAAGGCTGCGGTCAGGGCTCCGATCAGTGCCTGCGCGAGCTCCACCGCCACCCGGTGCGGTCCAAAGGCCCAGTAGATGGCCGCCACGAACGCCGGATAGGCCGGCGGTCGATAGGAACTGCCGGGCATGAACTGCCCGCCTGCCACCCATTCGCGCGCTATGCGGTCATAGGCGGCTTGGTCGCCGACGTCCAGGGCGTACGAGCCGTCGCACACCAGCACGTAGGCGATCCTCACCAGCAGCGCCACCAGAAAAACAACCGTGGTGCGCCGCAATAAGCGCCACGGCTCTTGGCCGATCAATCGACCCGCTATGTCCGAAACTGTCACTGTCATGATTCCACAAGTATGCGGTAGAGCATGCGATAGGCCTCTGCGACGTGGCGGATGTCATGGCGACGCTCCACGTACGCCCGTGCTTGTGCGCCAAGGGCCGCGCGGAGCTCTTTCGCCTCGGCCAGTTCTACCAGGGCTCGGGCAAAGCCAGCCGCTCCACCATCGTCCACCAAGTATCCCCGCCTGCCAGGGAGGAGCAATTCGTCGGTAACCCCTGGCAGCGTGCGGGCAACGCAAGCGAGGCCACATGCCATTGCTTCCAGGAGGGCGTTGGGTTGCCCCTCGGCCTGGCTGGGGAGCACAAACGCATCTGCACAGCGCAGGTAGTCCTGCACGTTCTCCTTCACGCCCAAGAAGTTCACCACCGAATCGAGCTGATGCTGCGCCACAATAGCTGAAAGTTCTTTGCCGAAGGGACATTTGCCCAAGCTCTCGGCGAGCACGCCCAGCACCAACAGTTGCATCGACCGCACGCCCTCGCGGCGCGCCGAAGCCACAGCGCGGATTGCCACATCCAAGCCCTTGCGGCGCTCCAGCCCCCCGACGAAAACGACAAGAAAGGCTCGCCTGTCCAGTCCCAGGCTCTCTCGCATGGCCCTCTTTTCTGGCCCCGATGCAGGCCGGAAACGCTCCAGATCGACGCCGTTGGGGATTGACCATAAGCGGTGGGCCGGGATGCCGCCTGCCCGTGAGGAGACGATTGCCGCTTGCGACGGCCCCACCACCGCGTCGGCCATCCGCGCAATCCACGCTGCCACCGCGCCCGATTTCCGCTTTTGCAGAGAGGCGGCGTCGTCAAGTCCCACCAGGGTGACCTTCTGCACGAGCCTCTGCCTGGCTATGCGCGCGGCTGCTGTCACCTCAGGCATGAAGCCGTGCGTGTGCACCACATCGGCCCACCGGCAGCGTCGCGTCAGTTCCGCGACCAGTGCGACCGCGGTGCGCATTCTGGACGCCAGGTGCCCGTTGGCATCGGGCACGCGCGTCACCTTCACGCCCTCCACCACAGTCTGGCCCAGGAGAGCCTTCTGCCTGGTGCGCGCCACCACCTCAACGTCCACGCCTTTCTGCCTGAGATGCCTCACCAGGAGCTGGCATTGCTGGGCGCCCCCGCCGTACTCCGGGGTGTAGATCCAGTTGACCATCAGCACCCGGAGAGAATCCCTCTTGGGTTGTCTTACGATTGCACTCGACATAGCGACCTCATCTGCACACAGCTTACGACGCGCAGTATCCCGTGCCCCTGGCGCGCAGCGCTTGCTGCCGGGCCCGCACTGTTTGCCTGCAGGCATTGAGCAAAGACCCGTCGATACCGCGCTTTGTACACCTGGCGACGGAGCAGGTCCGCCCCTCGGTGCCAGTGGCTGACCGCAAGGCGCGCCAGCCGCAGCCACATGGACTCGGTCAGCCCGTTGAAGACCGCCGCATGGAGCAGATGCCGCAGCGTCGCCTTGGTTGAACTGTACGGCGTCTGCAGGCCATAGTGGGCGGTGATGAACGTGCGCGCTTCCGGCGCGTGCCCGTACCAGCGGGCCAGGGACGCGCCATAGCCGGACGCCTTGCGCAGGTAGCTTGCCTCATCGGCCATCGGATGGTAATGGATGGCTACCGCCTGCGGCAGGAAGAAGAGGCGCGCCCCCCGCTGCCGTAGCCTAAATGCAAGCTCGGTGTCCTCAGCAGCGGAGCGCATGCCGGTGTCAAAGCCACAGGCATGCATTAGGAATTCCCTCTTTGCCGAGAAGTTACTCCCACGCGCGTAGTGCCAAGGTATTGCGATCGGCGCTTGGCAACTGAACGGGAGCCTGGTTTCATGTTGCCGCACCTGTCCGGTATGAGCCAACTCCGCTGCCATCTCCACTACGCCCAGAGCAAGGTGGGCCAGGCATGGGTGCTCCCGATGAAACTGCTGGTGAGCCGCCACCAGACCGGGAGCCGGGATAACGTCGCCGTCGAGGAAGATCACCACCTGTCCGCGCGCGTGCGACAAACCGGCGTTGCGCGTGGCGGCCGCCCCCTTGTTCTCCTGGCAAATGTACCTCCCGGGCAGTTCTCCCTTGCGCAGGAGGGCAGAAACAAACTCTTCGGTCTGGTCTTGCGAACCGTCATCCACCACCAGCACCTCCCTGCCAGGCCCCATCTGTCCAGCAAGGGCCGCCAGCACCCTCCGGAGAGTGTGGGCCTGGTTGAAAGTGGGAACCACTACTGAGATTTCCAGCTCCTCTGCCATAGCGTTCCTCGCTGTCATATGGTGCGCAACTGCTGCAGGAGCTTGCGGTCGCCGCGCGTCACTGCACCGGTCAACACCAACAACAGCACATACACGGCAGCGCCGACCAGAATCTGCAGGGCAAGAAAAGCGTTGTGGCACAGCACCACCACCACGACCATCGCCAGCGCCGCGATGAAGGGCTTGAGCGCCGAGCGGCCAAGCGGCAACCAGAAGAGTCTGCGATCGACAAAGAAGAGCTCGGTGGCGGCAAACACCACCGTCGCAAGCAGGGTTGCCAGCGTCGCACCAAATGCACCGGCCCGGGGGGTGAGCCACAGATTGAGCACCAACACCGCTACGAAGGCCACCGCGTTGGCCAGCATGTCGAGCCTTTGCTGATTGCGCACGATGAGGGCATAGGCCATTATCTGCGTCATCCCAAAGCTCAATAGGCTCCAAATGAGCACCTGTAGACCTGGTGCTGCTAACAACATCCCCCTGCCGTAGAGAAGCAGGACGATCTTGTCCGCCAGCACGGTACCACCAGCCGCCAACGCGAGAGTGAAAAAGACCACGAGCTTCAAGGACTTGAGGCACACATCACGAAACATCTGCTCGGAAAGACGCGACATGCGCGCCATCACCGGAAACGTGGCCAGCGCGAAGGCCGAGGATACGAGCAACAGCACGTCGACCACCTTGTAGGCAGCGCTGAACAGCCCGGCCTCTTCCACCCCGCTGATCTTGGGCAACAGCATGACAGGCACAGACCAAAACAGGCTATTGAATAGCGTGGTGCCAAAGAACACCGGCGTCTCCTTGACCATCGCCTTCATCAGGCCCCAATTGGGTCGCAATGTGCCGAGGCGCATGCGCCCGAAGGTCACGAGCGCCAGTGCCACGGCACCGGCAAGGCGGCTTGCCACGACCAAAAGGACCAATGTCAAGATTCCTACCCCCTGTCCGATGAGCACGATGCCCCCGACCACTTTCGTGACGTTCTCCACGGCGCGCCCAAAGGCAGGGAAGCGCATCTCTTGCAGCCCACAGAGCACTGCCCGGAGCCAGTAGAAAAGGCTCATCGGGAGCAGCGACAGGGCCATCAAGTAGCAGGCCTGGCTAACCTGCGCCTCGTAGCCCATCACCCGAATGAACCCGACCATCCCTGCCATGGCGACCAGGGTGCCAACCGCTCCCAGCAGCAATCCAGCCACCAGAAGCTCGCCGCTCCTTTTCTCATCCTTCGACACTTCCCTGATCACCCAACTCCCCAGGCCCAACGTGGCCAGCATGGAAAACACCGAGCAGAGCGATACCGCCGTGGCCATGATGCCCAGCCCTTTTGCTCCATGGGCGCGGGTCACCAGCACCCAGAAGAGCGCCGAACCCAGGCGGTTGAGCAGCTCGGCCACCGAACGGGCCACAGTATTCTGAGCAATGCGGCGTACTGTGTTCATACTCTCATTCTTGCGCCAAAGCCAGAAGCTGGCGCGAGATGCTCATCGGCAAAGGTTCGTCCACCTCTTTGGCGGCGCGCTGCACCTCAGCCTGTGCCTGAGCTAACCTCGCCACCACCAGCCCTAAGGCTGCTACGACCCACATCGTGTTCATCAAGGCAAGCGACTGCTTGTAAGCATAATCGCTGGTAGCCATAACCAACATCGCGGCGAATCCTGCGAACAGGCCTACGGCCGTGGCTGCGCAAAGGGGATCGCGCGCCCGCAGGCCAGGCAGCATAAGGCGCAGGACGCTCAACATCAACCACACAAAGAGCGCCAGGCCCACCAAACCCAGCTCACCTGCATACAGCAAGTAGAGGTTGTGCACCGGTGCCACGCGCGTGAACGGGTCGCTCGGATCGAAATAGGTGTCCAAGACCTCCTTGTAGTTGTTCATGCCCACTCCGAGAAACGGATGGTCCCGGATAACCCGCAAGGACACCTTGGCAGTGGTCAAACGCGACATGGTGGCACCAAAGTCCGGGGAGACCATGCGACGATAGACCATCGGGCCGAAGGCCACGCCCAGTATCACCAGCACTGCGACAAGCCCGAAAGTCTTTCTTGGCCGCGGCACCGCTTTGCGACGCCTCTGCACGACCCAGGCGATGACCAGAGCAAAGGCCAATCCGATCCAGGCACTGCGCGAGAGCGTCAGGATCATCCCCAACAAGCCCAAGCCGGTGGTGACCATGCAGAGGACTCGTTTCCTCTCACCGCGCAACACAAGAAAGATGCCGGTGGGAAGCAATAGCACAAAGTAGCGGCCCAGGGTGTTAGCGTGTCCCACCGTGCCACCAGGCCTCTTCACTAACGAGGCTTCTACCTCTGGGCGAAAAAGCTCGGCTCGTGTCTCCTGGCCAAAGAATCCTAAGCTCAAACCCGTGGTGTTCTGCAGGAGCACCACCACCCCTTGGAGGGCTGCACCGATCAGCAGGAGCTTCACGACGAATTCTACCTCGTCGCGGTCGCGGACAGTGTTGACCAGGTAGTGGAACAGCACCAGCACCTTGCTCATCTGCCAGACGTCAAACAGGGTGAGCAGTGGCTTTGGCGCCCATAGAGCAGAAAAGGCTGCCATGGTGAGAAGCGCCAGGTAAGGCACGGTGACTTTTGGCACCCACCGGATCGGCTGCTGCCACAGGCCGCTGGCCACTTCGATGAGCCATACCGCCACAAGGACCAAAAGACAGAGGTCCGGGAAGGCAATCACTAAGCCGCGCGTGCCTGCCGCTTCTGGCCTGTAGAAGAGGTGCACGTCCGCGTTCAGCGGTATGGTGAAAAGCATCAAGGCCAACAGGAACCGGCGAAGGTCACCACTGA contains:
- a CDS encoding glycosyltransferase family 4 protein codes for the protein MSNKPDKVLFVSLFPPRVGGLPLQSATLARRLEQEGVPVVRVNAHYAAPSRGVCGKVWKGLRQVLALIAACRSRVREVDRVLVAGCSWWGFMPVAVAILVAQRHRKPVSVLYHGGAAPQFLRLHHWWVQPLLRRADMVAVTSRWLQGVFRNYGIETVVVPPIIECVPVRASRANGRGPTLLSNRYLEPLYDVSTILEAFSVVQAASPRAKLVVAGFGSQQDALQHFATRRGLNVTFVGHVTNEAMAQLLAEADLYISAARVDNLPTSVLEAMHAGAMVIATPVGELPHLMVHGRHGLFFEPGSPESLAKTVLYALANEDLCRRCRRQARQLATSLTWDRVRPYYLNLLGERRSAPGQTGIDGVEVLQ
- a CDS encoding glycosyltransferase family 39 protein; the encoded protein is MTVTVSDIAGRLIGQEPWRLLRRTTVVFLVALLVRIAYVLVCDGSYALDVGDQAAYDRIAREWVAGGQFMPGSSYRPPAYPAFVAAIYWAFGPHRVAVELAQALIGALTAALVMMLARHLFSPQAAVVAGWTVALLPVLVHFSAQLMAETVFTALLVAVLVIVARKNTSGADRAVAWAGLLLGVAALMRPHVLLLPVALAFWWRWGCRLPTVASIKKTVLCLAVAMVAILPWSIRNLHVQGSFVPVSTNGGVNLWIGNNERATGDWLKPGDYWSPSGSSEVEVDRQYYRAAVQFMLAHPGRTVCLAARKLVIFWSPYPHASDRAPSALLMPLVLVGVATTLRRRRTWILLATIVYFTLVSCVFFANQRFHVPLLPVLAVYAGAGGEIVWAWLARKRAGRG
- a CDS encoding glycosyltransferase family 4 protein is translated as MSSAIVRQPKRDSLRVLMVNWIYTPEYGGGAQQCQLLVRHLRQKGVDVEVVARTRQKALLGQTVVEGVKVTRVPDANGHLASRMRTAVALVAELTRRCRWADVVHTHGFMPEVTAAARIARQRLVQKVTLVGLDDAASLQKRKSGAVAAWIARMADAVVGPSQAAIVSSRAGGIPAHRLWSIPNGVDLERFRPASGPEKRAMRESLGLDRRAFLVVFVGGLERRKGLDVAIRAVASARREGVRSMQLLVLGVLAESLGKCPFGKELSAIVAQHQLDSVVNFLGVKENVQDYLRCADAFVLPSQAEGQPNALLEAMACGLACVARTLPGVTDELLLPGRRGYLVDDGGAAGFARALVELAEAKELRAALGAQARAYVERRHDIRHVAEAYRMLYRILVES
- a CDS encoding glycosyltransferase family 2 protein, with product MAEELEISVVVPTFNQAHTLRRVLAALAGQMGPGREVLVVDDGSQDQTEEFVSALLRKGELPGRYICQENKGAAATRNAGLSHARGQVVIFLDGDVIPAPGLVAAHQQFHREHPCLAHLALGVVEMAAELAHTGQVRQHETRLPFSCQAPIAIPWHYARGSNFSAKREFLMHACGFDTGMRSAAEDTELAFRLRQRGARLFFLPQAVAIHYHPMADEASYLRKASGYGASLARWYGHAPEARTFITAHYGLQTPYSSTKATLRHLLHAAVFNGLTESMWLRLARLAVSHWHRGADLLRRQVYKARYRRVFAQCLQANSAGPAASAARQGHGILRVVSCVQMRSLCRVQS
- a CDS encoding flippase encodes the protein MNTVRRIAQNTVARSVAELLNRLGSALFWVLVTRAHGAKGLGIMATAVSLCSVFSMLATLGLGSWVIREVSKDEKRSGELLVAGLLLGAVGTLVAMAGMVGFIRVMGYEAQVSQACYLMALSLLPMSLFYWLRAVLCGLQEMRFPAFGRAVENVTKVVGGIVLIGQGVGILTLVLLVVASRLAGAVALALVTFGRMRLGTLRPNWGLMKAMVKETPVFFGTTLFNSLFWSVPVMLLPKISGVEEAGLFSAAYKVVDVLLLVSSAFALATFPVMARMSRLSEQMFRDVCLKSLKLVVFFTLALAAGGTVLADKIVLLLYGRGMLLAAPGLQVLIWSLLSFGMTQIMAYALIVRNQQRLDMLANAVAFVAVLVLNLWLTPRAGAFGATLATLLATVVFAATELFFVDRRLFWLPLGRSALKPFIAALAMVVVVVLCHNAFLALQILVGAAVYVLLLVLTGAVTRGDRKLLQQLRTI
- a CDS encoding O-antigen ligase family protein — translated: MSYSTTYQLHPRSGRGDAIWALLAGMAAGTAALLSLGLEAKWAVFAILGLGLPFVGALSGDLRRFLLALMLFTIPLNADVHLFYRPEAAGTRGLVIAFPDLCLLVLVAVWLIEVASGLWQQPIRWVPKVTVPYLALLTMAAFSALWAPKPLLTLFDVWQMSKVLVLFHYLVNTVRDRDEVEFVVKLLLIGAALQGVVVLLQNTTGLSLGFFGQETRAELFRPEVEASLVKRPGGTVGHANTLGRYFVLLLPTGIFLVLRGERKRVLCMVTTGLGLLGMILTLSRSAWIGLAFALVIAWVVQRRRKAVPRPRKTFGLVAVLVILGVAFGPMVYRRMVSPDFGATMSRLTTAKVSLRVIRDHPFLGVGMNNYKEVLDTYFDPSDPFTRVAPVHNLYLLYAGELGLVGLALFVWLMLSVLRLMLPGLRARDPLCAATAVGLFAGFAAMLVMATSDYAYKQSLALMNTMWVVAALGLVVARLAQAQAEVQRAAKEVDEPLPMSISRQLLALAQE